One Flavobacterium sp. 90 DNA segment encodes these proteins:
- a CDS encoding two-component regulator propeller domain-containing protein: protein MKKGFLYILFLLLFQFNFAQNKLSWEGYFSFNEIKDISESSTTVFAASENALFSKNAATNVLKTTTTIDGLSGQTISAVYHSDAFKKTIVGYENGLMIVVNETDGSMLKVVDIINKQLSPSIKKINHFMEHNGLLYVSCDFGIVQFNLTTSQFGDTYFIGDNGAETSVKQTTFFNGFIYAATSTGIKKADSTNANLIDFNQWLLVNSGDWSSVEAFDTELIAINSAGYIHRFNSNTFVGFLQLSQPSADMRAKNHNLLITTPSSVYVYNNQMVLNRQISNTQVLDNTLNFTCSTAVGDMIFIGTKEKGLFSSTLAGVSAFVDNTPTGPVRNNIFSLDVSPNVLWAVYGDYNISYDPYPLDTYGISRYNSSGWLNIPYSEVYDAKSITRILINPKNENQVYASSFFSGLVKIENDVPNFLYNEKNSGLESLTYAGPDYKDVRINGNAFDKSGNLWITNSRIKNGLKVFKANGQWQSYDTSTILAKPEDVSYANVVIDKNNTKWISTNRDGVIAFNESTNTFKKMTLGTDSGNLPSADVRSVALDTKNQLWIGTTNGLRVLSNVGGFQSESQLKANPIIIMEDNLAQELLYEQFITSIAVDGSNNKWIGTADSGVFMVSPNGQETKYHFTINNSPLPSNAINDIKINSVSGEVFIATNKGMIAFKGIATQANEDLNNVYIYPNPVRPTYSGTVKVAGLIDKANVKITDIEGNLVYEITSTGGTIEWDTTAFGRYKVASGVYMVFISAQDGSETKVKKVMIIR, encoded by the coding sequence ATGAAGAAAGGATTTCTGTATATTTTATTTTTATTACTGTTTCAATTTAATTTCGCTCAGAATAAATTGTCCTGGGAAGGCTATTTTTCGTTTAACGAAATAAAAGATATTTCAGAATCTTCAACAACAGTTTTTGCTGCGTCAGAAAATGCTTTGTTTTCTAAAAATGCAGCGACGAATGTTCTCAAAACAACCACAACAATCGATGGACTTTCCGGTCAGACTATTTCGGCGGTTTATCATAGCGATGCATTCAAAAAAACGATTGTTGGTTATGAAAACGGATTGATGATTGTAGTTAACGAAACTGACGGAAGTATGCTGAAAGTTGTCGATATTATTAATAAACAATTATCGCCAAGCATTAAAAAAATTAATCATTTTATGGAACATAATGGTTTGCTTTATGTTTCTTGCGATTTTGGAATTGTGCAATTTAATTTGACGACTTCACAATTTGGTGATACTTATTTTATTGGAGACAATGGCGCAGAAACAAGTGTAAAACAAACCACTTTCTTTAATGGATTTATTTACGCAGCAACTTCAACCGGAATTAAAAAAGCAGATAGTACAAATGCAAATTTAATTGATTTTAATCAATGGCTTCTTGTGAATTCTGGCGATTGGTCAAGTGTTGAAGCTTTTGACACAGAACTTATCGCAATAAATTCAGCGGGATATATTCATCGTTTCAACTCCAATACATTTGTTGGATTTCTGCAGCTTTCACAACCTTCTGCAGATATGAGAGCAAAAAATCATAATTTGCTTATTACAACGCCAAGTTCGGTTTATGTTTATAACAATCAAATGGTTTTGAATCGCCAAATTTCGAACACACAGGTTTTAGATAATACTTTGAATTTTACTTGTAGTACTGCTGTTGGTGATATGATTTTTATAGGAACAAAAGAAAAAGGTTTATTTTCTTCGACGCTTGCAGGAGTTTCGGCTTTTGTAGATAATACGCCAACGGGACCAGTTCGAAATAATATTTTTTCTCTTGATGTTTCTCCAAATGTATTATGGGCTGTTTATGGAGATTATAATATTTCGTATGATCCATATCCTTTAGATACTTATGGAATTAGTAGATATAACTCTTCTGGTTGGTTAAATATTCCGTATTCAGAAGTTTATGATGCAAAATCAATAACCCGTATTTTGATTAATCCGAAGAATGAAAACCAGGTTTATGCAAGTTCTTTTTTTTCGGGATTAGTAAAGATTGAAAATGATGTGCCTAATTTTTTGTATAATGAAAAAAACAGCGGTCTTGAAAGTCTTACTTATGCCGGACCAGATTATAAAGATGTTCGTATTAACGGAAATGCTTTTGATAAATCCGGAAATCTTTGGATAACCAATAGCCGAATTAAAAATGGTTTAAAGGTTTTTAAAGCTAATGGTCAATGGCAAAGCTATGATACAAGTACAATTTTGGCTAAGCCGGAAGATGTTAGTTATGCAAATGTTGTTATCGATAAGAATAATACCAAATGGATTTCTACCAATAGAGATGGTGTGATTGCTTTTAATGAAAGTACAAATACATTCAAAAAAATGACTTTGGGAACTGATTCAGGAAATTTGCCATCAGCAGATGTGAGATCTGTGGCGCTTGATACTAAAAATCAGCTTTGGATAGGAACTACAAATGGTTTGAGAGTTTTGTCTAATGTTGGTGGTTTTCAATCAGAAAGTCAATTAAAAGCAAATCCTATAATTATAATGGAAGATAATCTGGCTCAGGAACTATTATATGAGCAATTTATTACTTCGATTGCTGTAGATGGATCAAATAATAAATGGATTGGTACAGCTGATTCCGGAGTTTTTATGGTTTCGCCAAATGGACAGGAAACAAAATATCATTTCACTATAAATAATTCTCCATTGCCAAGTAATGCTATAAATGATATTAAAATTAATAGTGTAAGTGGAGAAGTTTTTATTGCAACAAATAAAGGAATGATTGCTTTTAAAGGAATTGCAACACAGGCAAATGAAGACTTGAATAATGTATATATTTATCCAAATCCAGTTCGCCCAACGTATTCAGGAACAGTAAAAGTGGCCGGATTAATTGATAAAGCAAATGTGAAAATCACAGATATCGAAGGTAATCTTGTTTATGAAATCACCTCGACAGGAGGAACTATAGAATGGGACACAACCGCTTTTGGAAGATATAAAGTGGCTTCCGGAGTTTATATGGTTTTTATTTCTGCACAAGACGGAAGTGAAACTAAGGTTAAGAAAGTCATGATAATTCGTTAG
- the recO gene encoding DNA repair protein RecO, which yields MLVKTKAIVISALKFQEKSLIVKCFTLSNGLKSYFVRDAFSSRKASQKIAYFQPLSILEIEAVHKNKGTLENFKEIKTAVPFQSIHTDLIKSTMVMFLSEMLHYSIQEEEKNESLFIFLETALTWLDHHDEISNFHLILLLEATKYLGFYPDVSEIDLPYFEMIDGVFIPFHGFNALTEHETNVFKKLIDLKFDNDQKVFNVTERQILLKILIDYYSFHLDGFKRPKSLEVLKEIFS from the coding sequence TTGTTAGTCAAAACCAAAGCAATAGTAATATCGGCATTAAAATTTCAGGAGAAAAGTTTGATTGTAAAATGTTTTACACTTTCAAACGGCTTGAAATCTTATTTTGTGCGCGATGCTTTTTCAAGTCGGAAAGCAAGTCAGAAGATTGCTTATTTCCAGCCTTTGTCTATTCTTGAGATTGAGGCGGTTCATAAAAACAAAGGCACATTAGAAAACTTCAAAGAAATTAAAACCGCAGTTCCGTTTCAGAGTATTCATACTGATTTGATCAAAAGTACAATGGTAATGTTTCTGTCCGAAATGTTGCATTACTCCATTCAGGAAGAAGAAAAGAATGAATCGTTATTTATTTTTTTAGAAACAGCTTTAACTTGGCTTGACCATCATGACGAAATTTCTAATTTTCATTTAATTCTACTTTTAGAAGCTACCAAATATTTAGGCTTCTATCCCGATGTTTCGGAAATTGATCTTCCTTATTTCGAAATGATCGATGGTGTTTTTATACCTTTTCATGGTTTTAATGCACTTACAGAACACGAAACCAATGTGTTTAAAAAACTAATTGATTTAAAATTTGACAACGACCAAAAAGTATTTAATGTCACCGAAAGACAAATTTTATTGAAGATTCTAATCGATTATTATAGTTTCCATTTAGACGGTTTCAAGAGGCCAAAATCACTAGAGGTTTTGAAAGAAATATTTTCTTAA
- a CDS encoding PQQ-binding-like beta-propeller repeat protein, which yields MKKITFSIFLLLLVCVSAFSQRKYDEIVNTENSVQDLVQNGITGIVVFKEGGSVKGLDPETKKIVWTLTKEDFGGKSAADMVADTDLTKLFADKSTLTNVAGSPYVEAYINSKYIIINTDTGKVVYNSSKESFWVTQSDFIPETNEYLLTLKKDGDMAIALLDMTTGELKWNTTVDKAKSLFSFSFKESVNTNIATVHGSVIYYLLYGKLYSFDRATGKLNWKGEEDYSKFFLTQNDKNIVVVNNTGTFSTKQYLNVLNTETGKSIWKESIKTKRVVYLEDWGTKILVAHYSGFNFFDLKTGEKIWKKDARGDGLKRVIPIDQDFLYVAENEMMLINKDGEKLWKKFIEISDDKEDPIYYLGKVGEKVMYLTGTYGNMVDYKTGVKLWKRNISFDKDRPVLPTYDEATNSYLVYNDEKLYKFDPSISDKPEPFAKVNIKKEKELNSIELFPWGVVLSGPLEVMGVNMDGTVKYHLTYSQPGEGTRRLLKSAAIVGSIGLGVGAGVSDFKGSEVTMTYRDSDGNMRTSVVKPEDKTNKDQAKAYAAGSVALGIVAAKFNSRFNAMKQNRDYSYIFAKAETGEKILVKVSKVDGVEVDKIIFTNNKPVYEVDPATQNIFYVSDKSIQIFNKK from the coding sequence ATGAAGAAAATTACATTCTCGATTTTTTTGCTTTTATTAGTTTGCGTTTCAGCATTTTCCCAAAGGAAATATGATGAAATCGTAAACACAGAAAATTCCGTACAGGATTTAGTACAGAACGGGATTACAGGAATTGTTGTTTTTAAAGAAGGAGGATCCGTAAAAGGTTTGGATCCTGAAACTAAAAAAATCGTTTGGACTTTGACCAAAGAGGATTTTGGAGGTAAATCTGCAGCGGATATGGTAGCTGACACAGATCTTACAAAACTTTTTGCGGACAAAAGTACTTTAACAAACGTTGCCGGAAGCCCTTATGTTGAAGCTTACATCAATAGCAAGTACATTATCATTAATACTGATACTGGAAAAGTGGTTTATAATTCGTCAAAAGAATCTTTTTGGGTAACACAATCAGATTTTATTCCGGAGACAAATGAGTATTTGCTTACTTTGAAAAAAGATGGCGACATGGCAATCGCATTGTTGGATATGACAACAGGTGAATTAAAGTGGAATACTACTGTAGACAAGGCAAAATCATTGTTTAGCTTCTCTTTCAAAGAGTCAGTAAACACAAATATTGCTACAGTTCACGGATCTGTAATTTATTATTTACTATACGGAAAATTATATTCTTTTGACAGAGCGACAGGAAAGTTAAACTGGAAGGGTGAAGAAGATTATTCAAAATTCTTTTTAACTCAAAACGATAAAAACATTGTTGTAGTTAATAATACAGGAACTTTTTCGACAAAACAATATTTGAATGTTTTGAATACAGAAACAGGAAAAAGTATCTGGAAAGAATCTATCAAAACAAAAAGAGTTGTTTATCTTGAAGATTGGGGAACAAAAATATTAGTTGCTCACTATAGCGGATTTAACTTTTTTGACTTAAAAACAGGAGAAAAAATCTGGAAAAAAGATGCTCGTGGAGACGGATTGAAAAGAGTAATTCCAATCGATCAGGATTTCTTATATGTTGCTGAAAACGAAATGATGTTGATCAACAAAGACGGAGAAAAACTTTGGAAAAAATTCATCGAAATCTCTGATGATAAAGAAGATCCAATTTATTACTTAGGAAAAGTTGGTGAAAAAGTAATGTACCTTACAGGAACTTACGGAAACATGGTAGATTATAAAACAGGAGTTAAACTTTGGAAACGTAACATTTCGTTTGACAAAGATCGTCCGGTTTTGCCTACTTATGACGAAGCTACAAATTCTTACTTAGTATATAACGATGAGAAATTATATAAATTCGATCCAAGCATTAGCGACAAGCCAGAGCCATTTGCTAAAGTAAACATCAAAAAAGAAAAAGAATTAAACAGTATCGAATTATTCCCTTGGGGAGTTGTGCTTTCCGGGCCGCTTGAAGTAATGGGAGTTAATATGGATGGTACAGTTAAATACCACCTTACATACTCACAACCTGGAGAAGGAACAAGACGTCTTCTTAAAAGTGCTGCCATTGTTGGAAGTATCGGTTTAGGAGTTGGTGCTGGAGTAAGTGATTTTAAAGGATCTGAAGTGACAATGACGTATCGTGATTCTGATGGAAACATGAGAACTTCAGTTGTTAAGCCAGAAGATAAAACGAATAAAGATCAGGCAAAAGCTTATGCAGCAGGATCAGTAGCTCTGGGAATTGTAGCGGCTAAATTTAATTCTCGTTTTAACGCAATGAAACAAAACAGAGACTACTCTTATATTTTTGCTAAAGCAGAAACAGGAGAAAAAATTCTTGTAAAAGTGAGTAAAGTAGACGGAGTTGAGGTTGATAAAATTATTTTCACAAACAACAAACCGGTTTATGAAGTAGATCCTGCGACACAAAACATTTTTTATGTGTCTGATAAATCTATTCAAATCTTCAATAAAAAATAA
- the ileS gene encoding isoleucine--tRNA ligase, with translation MSTKFTEYKGLDLPTVATEVLDFWKKENIFEKSVTTREGAEPFVFFEGPPSANGLPGIHHVMARAIKDIFCRYKTQKGFQVKRKAGWDTHGLPVELGTEKELGITKEDIGKTISIEEYNEACKKTVMRYTDVWNDLTEKMGYWVDMEDPYVTYKPKYMESVWWLLKQIYDKGLLYKGYTIQPYSPKAGTGLSSHEVNQPGAYRDVTDTTIVAQFKTLPETLPSFLQGFGDIHILAWTTTPWTLPSNTALTVGPKIDYVLVKTFNQYTFEPINVVLAKNLVGKQFGKGFFASEDDADFDNVKEGDKKLPYKILAEAKGIDLVEIRYEQLLPYVLPYQNAENAFRVIAGDFVTTEDGTGVVHTAPTFGADDAKVAKEAKPEVPPMLVLDESGTPVPLVDLQGKFTSHLGDLAGKYVKNEYYDAGQAPERSVDVEIAIRLKEENKAFKVEKYVHSYPHSWRTDEPLLYYPLDSWFIKVTDVKDRMFDLNETINWKPKSTGEGRFGNWLKNANDWNLSRSRYWGIPLPIWRTEDKKEEVLIGSVEELYNAIEKSIEAGFQKENPFKGFEIGNMAESNYDLIDLHKNVVDQITLVSASGQPMKRESDLIDVWFDSGAMPYAQWHYPFENKDKIDENKDFPANFIAEGVDQTRGWFYTLHAIGTLVFDKVAYKNVVSNGLVLDKDGIKMSKSKGNTIDPFKTIEEYGPDATRWYMIMNANPWDNLKFDLDGIAEVRRKFFGTLYNTYSFFSLYANIDGFKYAEAEIPLNERPEIDQWIISELHSLVKFVDECYEDYEPTKATRAISDFVQENLSNWYVRLCRRRFWKGEYAHDKIAAYQTLYTCLLTISKLSAPVAPFFMDKLYRDLTSSTGTEQYSSVHLAEFPKFVENFVNKTLESKMQKAQTISSLVLSLRKKEMIKVRQPLQKVMIPVLDENQRAEILAISDLVKAEVNVKEIILLDDDSGILVKQIKPNFKALGPRFGKDMGLISKEIQSFSADQINQLDKQGTLDIVIAGNNVTLSLEDVEITSQDIEGWLVANSNGITVALDITISEELKNEGIARELVNRIQNIRKDSGFEVTDKIKVQINRNGILEDAVLKNEDYIKSETLTDDLVFVDALENGTEIEFDDIKTLILISK, from the coding sequence ATGAGCACAAAATTTACTGAATACAAAGGACTTGACTTGCCAACAGTAGCAACAGAAGTACTTGATTTTTGGAAGAAAGAAAATATATTTGAAAAGAGTGTAACTACTCGCGAAGGAGCAGAGCCTTTCGTATTTTTTGAAGGTCCGCCTTCAGCAAATGGTTTACCGGGAATTCACCACGTGATGGCACGTGCGATTAAAGATATTTTTTGCAGATATAAAACTCAAAAAGGTTTTCAGGTAAAAAGAAAAGCCGGTTGGGATACTCACGGTTTGCCTGTAGAATTAGGTACTGAGAAAGAACTTGGAATTACAAAAGAAGATATTGGTAAAACAATTTCTATCGAAGAATATAACGAAGCGTGTAAAAAAACCGTAATGCGTTATACGGACGTATGGAATGATTTGACCGAAAAAATGGGATATTGGGTAGATATGGAAGATCCATATGTTACTTATAAACCAAAATATATGGAGTCTGTTTGGTGGCTTTTGAAACAAATCTACGATAAAGGTTTGTTGTACAAAGGATATACAATTCAGCCTTATTCTCCAAAAGCCGGAACAGGATTGTCTTCTCACGAAGTAAATCAGCCTGGAGCTTATAGAGATGTTACAGATACTACGATTGTAGCGCAATTCAAAACTTTGCCGGAAACTTTGCCAAGCTTTTTACAAGGTTTTGGTGATATTCATATTTTGGCTTGGACGACAACTCCTTGGACATTGCCATCAAATACAGCTTTGACAGTTGGGCCAAAAATCGATTATGTTTTAGTGAAAACATTCAATCAATATACTTTTGAGCCAATCAATGTTGTTTTAGCTAAAAACTTAGTTGGAAAACAATTCGGAAAAGGATTTTTTGCAAGCGAAGACGATGCTGATTTTGATAATGTAAAAGAAGGAGATAAAAAACTTCCGTACAAAATTTTAGCAGAAGCAAAAGGTATTGATTTAGTAGAAATTCGTTACGAACAATTATTACCGTACGTATTACCTTATCAAAATGCTGAGAACGCATTTAGAGTAATTGCCGGAGATTTCGTTACAACAGAAGATGGAACCGGAGTTGTACATACTGCTCCAACTTTTGGTGCTGATGATGCTAAAGTAGCAAAAGAAGCTAAGCCGGAAGTACCGCCAATGTTGGTTTTGGACGAAAGTGGAACACCAGTTCCATTAGTAGATTTACAAGGAAAATTCACTTCACATTTGGGTGATTTAGCTGGTAAATACGTGAAAAACGAATATTATGATGCAGGACAAGCGCCAGAGCGTTCTGTTGATGTTGAAATTGCTATTCGATTAAAAGAAGAAAATAAAGCCTTTAAGGTTGAAAAATACGTACATAGTTATCCACACAGTTGGAGAACTGATGAGCCGTTATTATATTATCCACTAGACTCTTGGTTCATTAAAGTAACCGATGTAAAAGATAGAATGTTCGACCTGAACGAAACTATCAATTGGAAGCCTAAGTCTACTGGTGAAGGACGTTTTGGAAATTGGTTGAAAAATGCCAACGACTGGAACTTATCTCGTTCTAGATATTGGGGTATTCCGTTGCCAATTTGGAGAACTGAAGACAAAAAAGAAGAAGTTCTTATTGGTTCTGTAGAAGAATTGTACAATGCGATCGAAAAATCTATCGAAGCAGGTTTTCAAAAAGAAAATCCGTTTAAAGGTTTTGAAATCGGAAATATGGCTGAATCAAATTATGATTTAATTGATTTACATAAAAATGTAGTTGATCAAATTACTTTGGTTTCGGCTTCCGGACAACCAATGAAACGCGAAAGTGATTTAATTGATGTTTGGTTTGATTCTGGAGCAATGCCTTATGCACAATGGCATTATCCTTTTGAAAACAAAGATAAAATTGACGAGAATAAAGATTTTCCAGCGAACTTTATCGCTGAAGGTGTCGATCAGACTCGTGGATGGTTTTATACCTTACACGCAATCGGAACTTTGGTTTTTGATAAAGTAGCTTATAAAAATGTAGTTTCGAATGGTTTAGTTTTAGATAAAGACGGAATAAAAATGTCTAAAAGTAAAGGGAACACTATTGATCCTTTTAAAACTATTGAAGAATACGGTCCTGATGCCACACGTTGGTATATGATCATGAATGCGAATCCTTGGGACAACTTAAAGTTTGATCTTGACGGAATTGCTGAGGTTCGTCGTAAATTCTTTGGAACATTATATAACACTTATTCATTCTTTTCATTATATGCCAATATCGATGGGTTTAAATACGCTGAAGCGGAAATTCCGTTAAACGAAAGACCAGAAATCGATCAGTGGATTATATCAGAACTACATTCATTAGTGAAATTTGTAGATGAATGTTATGAAGATTACGAGCCAACTAAAGCAACAAGAGCAATTTCTGACTTCGTTCAGGAAAACTTAAGTAACTGGTACGTTCGTTTATGTCGTCGTCGTTTCTGGAAAGGTGAATATGCTCATGATAAAATTGCAGCTTACCAAACGCTTTATACTTGTCTGTTAACGATCAGTAAATTAAGCGCTCCGGTCGCTCCATTTTTCATGGATAAATTGTACCGAGATTTAACAAGTTCAACAGGAACTGAGCAATATAGCAGTGTTCACTTGGCTGAGTTTCCAAAATTTGTCGAAAACTTTGTTAATAAAACGTTAGAGAGCAAAATGCAGAAAGCGCAAACTATCTCATCTTTGGTTTTATCGCTTCGTAAAAAGGAAATGATTAAAGTACGTCAACCTCTACAAAAGGTAATGATTCCAGTACTTGACGAGAATCAGAGAGCTGAAATTTTAGCGATTTCTGATCTTGTAAAAGCGGAAGTAAACGTTAAAGAAATTATACTTTTAGACGATGATTCTGGTATTTTGGTGAAGCAGATAAAGCCTAATTTTAAAGCACTTGGACCACGTTTTGGTAAAGATATGGGTCTGATTTCCAAAGAAATACAATCTTTTTCGGCAGATCAGATTAATCAGTTAGACAAGCAAGGGACGTTAGATATTGTTATTGCTGGAAATAATGTAACTTTATCATTAGAAGACGTCGAAATAACATCGCAGGATATTGAAGGTTGGTTGGTTGCAAATTCAAACGGAATTACAGTTGCGCTTGATATTACAATCTCGGAAGAACTGAAAAACGAAGGAATCGCCAGAGAATTGGTAAACAGGATTCAAAACATCCGTAAAGATTCCGGATTTGAAGTTACCGATAAAATTAAAGTTCAAATAAATAGAAACGGTATCTTAGAAGATGCAGTTCTAAAAAATGAAGACTATATTAAGTCTGAGACATTAACAGATGATTTGGTTTTTGTGGACGCTTTAGAAAACGGCACAGAAATTGAGTTTGATGATATTAAAACATTGATATTAATTTCAAAATAA
- a CDS encoding TraR/DksA C4-type zinc finger protein gives MIDEITRYSDADLAEFKEIIQNKIQKAQADLDLIKSAYMNDLNNGTDDTSPTFKAFEEGSETMSKEANSQLAIRQEKFIRDLKNALFRVENKTYGICKVTGKLIGKERLKIVPHATMSIEAKNLQR, from the coding sequence ATGATAGATGAAATTACAAGATACTCTGATGCTGATTTAGCAGAGTTCAAAGAAATAATTCAAAATAAAATACAAAAAGCACAAGCCGATCTGGATTTAATAAAAAGTGCTTACATGAACGATTTGAATAACGGAACAGATGATACTTCTCCAACTTTTAAAGCATTTGAAGAAGGAAGCGAAACAATGTCTAAAGAAGCAAACTCTCAGTTAGCAATTAGACAAGAAAAGTTTATACGCGACTTAAAAAACGCGCTATTCCGTGTTGAAAACAAAACGTACGGTATTTGCAAAGTAACAGGTAAATTAATTGGCAAAGAAAGGCTTAAAATCGTTCCTCATGCTACAATGAGTATCGAGGCTAAAAACTTGCAACGATAA
- a CDS encoding roadblock/LC7 domain-containing protein yields the protein MNEITTTLNDFLVNTKSSAALILNGKGKLITSLHLDYGDSIAAMSAAILSMSEKFLIDLDKGALKQLFLKTSEGVVIGNKISGTNFIIAFSRDGSNLGLLMRSTDEVAAELSKNSLLK from the coding sequence ATGAATGAAATCACAACCACATTGAACGATTTTTTAGTGAACACAAAATCCAGCGCTGCATTAATTCTAAATGGAAAAGGAAAACTAATCACTTCTCTTCATCTGGATTATGGAGACAGTATTGCAGCAATGAGCGCAGCAATCTTATCTATGAGCGAAAAATTCTTGATCGACTTAGATAAGGGAGCACTAAAACAACTCTTCCTGAAAACCTCTGAAGGAGTAGTAATTGGAAATAAAATAAGCGGCACAAATTTTATAATTGCTTTTTCCAGAGACGGAAGCAATCTGGGCTTATTAATGCGTTCAACAGATGAAGTCGCAGCCGAACTCAGCAAGAATTCCCTATTAAAATAA
- a CDS encoding lipoprotein signal peptidase — MTLRKAYFLIFLVLIVDQLSKIYVKTNFVLGDEYPVFSWFKIHFIENEGMAWGTKIPGEYGKLILTVFRIFAVFGIGYWLADAIKKRHSTYLIVAIALIFAGAAGNIIDSVFYGVIFDDSTHNLATLFSPTPYGSWFHGLVVDMFYFPIWEGNLPTWLPVFGGKHFAFFNAIFNVADMAISTGVGILLVFNKRAFPKTQN; from the coding sequence ATGACATTACGAAAAGCGTATTTCCTTATATTCTTAGTTTTAATTGTTGATCAGCTTTCAAAAATCTATGTGAAAACAAACTTTGTTTTAGGTGACGAGTATCCTGTTTTTAGTTGGTTTAAGATTCATTTTATTGAAAATGAAGGAATGGCTTGGGGAACAAAGATTCCCGGGGAATATGGTAAATTGATTTTGACAGTTTTTAGGATCTTCGCCGTTTTCGGAATTGGGTATTGGTTAGCCGATGCGATAAAAAAACGTCATTCTACTTATTTGATAGTTGCTATTGCACTAATCTTTGCCGGTGCAGCAGGAAATATTATTGATTCTGTTTTTTACGGAGTAATTTTTGACGACAGTACACATAATCTGGCAACACTTTTTTCGCCAACTCCATACGGATCATGGTTTCATGGATTGGTAGTAGATATGTTTTATTTCCCTATTTGGGAAGGGAATCTGCCAACTTGGTTGCCAGTTTTTGGAGGTAAACATTTTGCTTTTTTCAATGCAATTTTCAATGTAGCCGATATGGCAATTTCAACAGGAGTTGGAATCTTGCTGGTTTTCAATAAAAGAGCATTCCCAAAAACACAGAATTAG